The following coding sequences lie in one Oncorhynchus nerka isolate Pitt River linkage group LG14, Oner_Uvic_2.0, whole genome shotgun sequence genomic window:
- the LOC135575132 gene encoding transmembrane protein 276-like: protein MAGCLTELITACSNVTLSVSALYTAYQLFKDHRAPAVGFFLLGLSSGLCTLPVSFSPYLTSVQGDLEWAGEVLAPPLVSFGFLWLSEDRTTANTLLIGSALLPVLCDWLSADELMLMSRCLALSAVSCSLTVCLFAGNAVGALGSVALSLPQMVAPMVGVKTLAPLVSPGVTVGLLKWLLKGSMAVGCWASEKALSKYLLELKDLDSPF, encoded by the exons ATGGCAGGCTGTCTGACAGAGTTGATCACAGCATGTTCCAACGTCACACTGTCCGTCTCTGCCCTGTACACAGCATATCAGCTCTTCAAG GACCACAGAGCTCCAGCAGTGGGTTTCTTTCTGCTCGGTCTCTCCTCAGGCCTCTGCACCCTGCCTGTCTCCTTCAGCCCATACCTGACCTCTGTACAGGGGGACCTGGAGTGGGCCGGCGAGGTCCTGGCTCCACCGCTAGTCTCCTTCGGCTTCCTGTGGCTCAGCGAAGACCGCACCACAGCCAACACCCTCCTTATTGGCTCAGCTCTCCTCCCGGTGCTCTGCGATTGGCTGTCAGCGGACGAGTTGATGCTGATGTCACGCTGTCTGGCGCTCTCTGCCGTCTCCTGCTCGCTCACCGTGTGTCTGTTTGCGGGAAACGCTGTCGGGGCCCTGGGCAGTGTGGCCCTCAGCCTGCCCCAAATGGTGGCCCCTATGGTGGGGGTCAAGACTCTGGCTCCCCTTGTCTCTCCAGGGGTCACTGTGGGACTGCTTAAGTGGCTCCTGAAGGGCTCCATGGCTGTAGGGTGCTGGGCTTCTGAGAAGGCACTTAGCAAGTACCTGTTGGAACTGAAGGACCTGGACTCCCCATTTTAA